One region of Mucilaginibacter gotjawali genomic DNA includes:
- a CDS encoding aminopeptidase P family protein, producing the protein MKLHLFEEQVYIDRRNILKQNIGQDGLILLLGNEDSSMNYKDNCYPFRQDSSFLYYFGLDVQGLAAIIDTDTGEEVIFGDELTIDDIVWTGTLPTVKEMASLVGVQQTNPYQQVVRYIHKAMVAGRKVHILPPYRPENKIKLANWFNVSLEDVADHVSVKLIKAVIAQRLIKSPLEIEQMENAVSISVDMELAVIKHTRPGIKEYELVAKAEEAAMAANARLGYPAIITTHGQTLHTHYYGNTLEEGRMVLSDIGAENAMHYGGDLTRTFPVGRSFTTRQRELYEVVLNSMDHAIGLLKPGVRYKDIHLAACQKLVEGLTQVNLMKGDAAEAVAAGAHTMFFQCGLGHMLGMDTHDMEDLGEPYVGYTDTLKKETSIFGLKSLRLGRELEKGFVLTVEPGIYIIPELIDRWAAEKKYAEFINYDVLNTYRDFGGIRIEDNFLITETGSHLLGKYLPKTLKEIEGLKG; encoded by the coding sequence TACCCCTTCAGGCAGGACAGCAGTTTTTTGTATTATTTCGGACTGGATGTGCAGGGGCTTGCCGCCATTATTGATACCGATACGGGCGAGGAAGTAATTTTTGGGGACGAGCTGACCATCGATGATATCGTGTGGACAGGCACCCTGCCCACTGTAAAAGAAATGGCTTCACTGGTAGGCGTTCAGCAAACCAACCCGTACCAGCAGGTAGTTCGTTATATTCACAAAGCAATGGTAGCAGGCCGAAAGGTACATATCCTTCCGCCCTATCGACCCGAAAATAAAATTAAACTTGCTAACTGGTTCAATGTGAGCCTGGAGGACGTTGCCGATCATGTTTCGGTAAAACTCATCAAAGCGGTTATTGCCCAACGGCTGATCAAATCTCCGCTGGAAATTGAGCAAATGGAAAACGCTGTGTCCATCAGTGTGGATATGGAATTGGCCGTCATCAAACATACCCGTCCCGGCATCAAGGAATATGAGCTGGTGGCCAAAGCCGAAGAAGCAGCCATGGCTGCTAATGCACGATTGGGTTACCCTGCCATCATCACCACACACGGGCAAACCCTGCATACTCATTATTACGGCAACACGCTGGAAGAAGGCCGGATGGTGTTAAGCGATATCGGCGCCGAAAACGCCATGCACTATGGCGGCGACCTTACCCGCACCTTCCCTGTTGGGCGGAGTTTTACTACCCGGCAAAGGGAGTTGTATGAAGTGGTACTGAATTCAATGGACCATGCCATCGGCCTGTTAAAACCGGGCGTAAGGTATAAAGACATCCACCTGGCAGCCTGCCAGAAACTTGTTGAAGGGCTGACCCAGGTAAACCTGATGAAAGGCGATGCCGCAGAAGCCGTAGCCGCCGGCGCACATACCATGTTTTTTCAATGCGGATTGGGCCATATGCTGGGCATGGACACTCACGACATGGAAGACCTGGGCGAACCTTACGTGGGTTATACCGACACCCTGAAAAAGGAGACATCGATATTCGGCCTTAAATCATTGCGTTTGGGCCGCGAACTGGAAAAAGGTTTTGTACTTACGGTGGAACCGGGCATTTATATCATCCCAGAACTGATTGACCGCTGGGCAGCCGAAAAAAAGTATGCTGAATTTATCAACTACGATGTTTTAAACACCTACCGCGATTTTGGCGGCATCCGCATTGAGGATAACTTTTTGATCACCGAAACCGGGAGCCACCTGCTGGGTAAATATCTGCCTAAAACTTTAAAAGAGATAGAGGGGTTGAAAGGATAA
- a CDS encoding glycosyltransferase family protein, with product MQNLAPIALFVYNRPEHTRRTISYLQKNLLAEESRLFIFSDAPKTDADKAKVDEVRQLIKEVTGFKSVKITQRKENLGLAESIISGVTQLVNEYDKVIVFEDDLLSSPFTLRYFNEALDRYAKEEKVMHIGAYMYQLKAKVLPQTFFFRAATSWGWATWARAWKDFEPDVDVLLNQFDKKKTDRFSIEGTMNFWKQLQGFKAGKNDSWAIRWYASIFLKGGLTLNPSISLVNNIGNDGTGVHSNKEDMYHVRITQKPVTQFPSEIKEDQQAYQAIKNFLKNRKGNFLQRGVRFVKQLQVKYLSKK from the coding sequence ATGCAAAACCTTGCGCCGATAGCCTTATTTGTTTATAACCGCCCCGAACATACGCGGCGGACTATCAGTTATTTGCAGAAAAATTTACTGGCAGAGGAGTCGCGCCTGTTTATTTTTTCGGATGCTCCAAAAACCGATGCGGATAAAGCTAAGGTTGATGAAGTACGCCAGCTCATAAAAGAGGTTACCGGCTTTAAATCAGTAAAGATCACCCAAAGAAAAGAAAACCTGGGGCTGGCGGAGTCCATCATCAGCGGTGTTACCCAACTGGTGAATGAGTATGATAAGGTAATTGTTTTTGAGGATGACCTGCTTTCATCGCCCTTTACGCTGCGGTATTTTAATGAAGCACTGGACAGGTATGCTAAAGAGGAAAAAGTAATGCATATCGGCGCATATATGTACCAGTTAAAAGCGAAAGTTCTGCCCCAAACTTTCTTTTTCAGAGCGGCAACCAGCTGGGGTTGGGCAACATGGGCCCGCGCCTGGAAAGATTTTGAGCCTGATGTGGATGTGTTGTTAAATCAATTCGATAAAAAGAAAACCGACCGCTTTTCCATCGAGGGCACCATGAATTTCTGGAAACAACTGCAAGGTTTTAAAGCCGGTAAAAATGACTCATGGGCCATCCGCTGGTATGCTTCCATTTTTTTAAAGGGCGGCCTTACCCTTAATCCGTCTATTTCCCTTGTGAATAATATTGGCAACGACGGCACGGGTGTGCATTCCAATAAGGAAGATATGTATCATGTACGCATAACACAGAAACCCGTCACCCAATTTCCTTCGGAAATAAAAGAAGATCAGCAGGCTTACCAGGCCATCAAAAATTTCCTGAAAAACAGGAAGGGCAATTTTTTGCAACGTGGGGTCCGCTTTGTGAAACAGTTGCAGGTGAAATATCTTTCAAAAAAATAA
- a CDS encoding class I SAM-dependent methyltransferase, with translation MAEQIISGNVKTAYDEFYQKHDEAWRMLGAKYKAQHIIDVSKGRIFKKVLEVGAGDGSILKFLADANFAEEYHAVEISESGVEHILARNIAGVKSVQEFDGYTLPFERDSFDLIILSHVLEHVEHERMLLRELKRVARHCIIEVPLDYRVGVDKRIKHFLAYGHINVYTPTSLRYLLQTEGFEVEDDLTSLIEPEVTRFNTYINQKKSKSLVKNIKISTEYALKDMLGIVFGKKMNEKLANAYTVLVKKADQQVNIF, from the coding sequence ATGGCTGAACAGATCATCAGCGGGAACGTTAAAACCGCATACGACGAATTTTACCAAAAGCACGACGAAGCCTGGCGCATGCTGGGCGCTAAATACAAGGCACAGCATATTATTGATGTGAGTAAGGGGCGTATATTCAAAAAAGTGCTGGAAGTTGGCGCCGGTGACGGCAGCATCTTAAAGTTTTTGGCCGATGCCAATTTTGCCGAAGAGTACCATGCGGTGGAAATTTCGGAAAGCGGCGTGGAGCATATCCTGGCAAGGAATATAGCAGGCGTAAAATCAGTACAGGAATTTGACGGTTATACCCTGCCGTTTGAAAGGGATAGTTTCGACCTGATCATCCTTTCACATGTTTTAGAGCATGTGGAGCATGAGCGTATGCTGTTGCGCGAACTGAAAAGGGTAGCGCGCCATTGCATTATTGAAGTGCCGCTGGATTACCGGGTAGGGGTTGACAAAAGGATCAAGCATTTCCTGGCCTATGGGCACATTAATGTGTATACGCCGACCTCGCTGCGCTACCTGCTTCAAACAGAAGGTTTTGAAGTTGAGGATGACCTGACATCGTTAATTGAACCCGAGGTAACCAGGTTCAATACTTACATCAACCAGAAAAAATCAAAAAGTTTAGTAAAGAATATCAAGATCAGCACCGAATACGCGTTGAAGGATATGCTGGGAATAGTTTTTGGAAAAAAAATGAATGAGAAGTTAGCCAATGCCTATACGGTATTGGTTAAAAAGGCCGACCAGCAGGTTAATATATTTTAG
- a CDS encoding type 1 periplasmic-binding domain-containing protein, with protein sequence MSNKLNLLFKVFTSPKRLRTLLSFNDKGYLDEVGWFNAFDTQSPVDQDNNPIPWVTYSFIDFIKGRLNRQHTVFEFGSGNSTYFYAKYAGIVVSVEHDKEWFDKIVNTKPENAEMIFCELVRDGDYCRMPLKLEETFDIIIVDGRDRVNCCKQAVKAVSENGVIVLDDSEREFYKEGITYLTNKGFKELAFTGISPGLFYRKATSVFYRPENCLNI encoded by the coding sequence ATGAGTAATAAACTTAATTTACTGTTTAAAGTATTTACAAGCCCCAAAAGGCTGCGCACATTGCTGTCATTTAATGATAAAGGTTACCTGGATGAAGTGGGCTGGTTCAATGCATTTGACACCCAGTCGCCGGTTGACCAGGACAATAACCCCATCCCCTGGGTTACTTATTCCTTTATTGATTTTATTAAAGGAAGATTAAACCGCCAGCATACCGTATTTGAGTTTGGCTCGGGCAATTCCACCTATTTTTATGCCAAATACGCCGGGATCGTGGTTTCGGTGGAGCATGATAAGGAATGGTTCGATAAAATCGTCAATACCAAACCCGAAAATGCCGAAATGATATTTTGTGAACTGGTGCGCGACGGCGATTATTGCCGCATGCCCTTAAAACTGGAAGAAACCTTTGACATTATCATAGTTGATGGCCGCGACCGTGTAAACTGCTGCAAACAGGCGGTAAAGGCGGTATCCGAAAACGGGGTGATCGTGCTGGATGATTCGGAGCGGGAGTTTTATAAAGAAGGCATTACTTATTTAACCAATAAAGGGTTTAAGGAACTGGCATTTACCGGTATTTCTCCCGGGTTATTTTACCGGAAAGCAACATCAGTTTTTTACAGGCCCGAAAACTGCCTAAATATATAA
- a CDS encoding flippase gives MRFPNIPGFDQQAFEKYFKNTGMLFVGRVGSLAIKMIVTIILARYLGRQFNGILAGGTVYIYFFSAIATLGLDQFIVKELHQFPDNRDQILGTSFWMKVFAGFCCIPLIYLAYVIYPANKTPYSYVFIFSFIGIIQAFTVIDAYFQSQVQSKYIMQVQIAGNLVSAAVKLLLIFNKMPLIWFVYAYTFDFMLISIGYYFTYQRKQRSVFNWSFNFKLSKKLLHYSWPLIISGIMVALYMKIDQIMLQNMYSVKEAGAYATVANLSEAWNFIPAVIVTSLFPAILNAKRDDAARYKKRIQHLYDLMVYISLPVAVIITFTAPLIYKLFTPEYAYAAPTLAVHIWSGVFVFLGAASSQYLIAENFNKLTFIRTGFGAIVNIVLNLILIPHMGMMGAAIATLVAYACATFFIVFIPKVNDQAVMMFKSLFLISLVQKIIKR, from the coding sequence ATGCGTTTCCCTAACATCCCAGGTTTTGACCAGCAGGCATTTGAAAAGTATTTTAAAAATACAGGAATGCTGTTTGTGGGCCGCGTGGGGAGCCTGGCCATAAAAATGATCGTTACCATTATACTGGCGCGATACCTGGGCAGGCAATTTAATGGCATTTTAGCCGGTGGTACTGTTTATATTTACTTTTTTTCGGCCATTGCCACGCTAGGCCTCGACCAGTTTATTGTTAAAGAATTACACCAGTTTCCTGATAACCGCGACCAGATCCTGGGCACATCTTTCTGGATGAAAGTATTCGCCGGATTTTGTTGCATCCCGTTAATTTACCTCGCCTATGTGATTTATCCTGCCAACAAAACACCGTATAGTTATGTATTTATCTTTTCATTTATAGGTATCATACAGGCCTTCACGGTAATTGATGCCTACTTCCAGTCGCAGGTGCAGTCCAAATATATTATGCAGGTGCAGATAGCGGGCAACCTGGTATCGGCTGCTGTAAAGCTATTGTTGATATTTAATAAAATGCCGCTCATCTGGTTTGTGTATGCTTATACATTTGATTTTATGCTGATCTCTATTGGTTATTATTTCACCTACCAGCGAAAACAAAGAAGCGTATTTAACTGGTCGTTCAATTTTAAGCTATCCAAAAAACTGCTCCATTATTCATGGCCACTCATTATCTCGGGTATAATGGTTGCTCTTTATATGAAGATAGACCAGATCATGCTGCAAAATATGTACAGCGTTAAAGAAGCCGGGGCCTATGCAACTGTGGCCAATTTAAGCGAGGCCTGGAACTTTATTCCTGCTGTGATCGTCACCTCCCTGTTCCCGGCCATTTTGAATGCTAAGCGGGATGACGCCGCACGTTATAAAAAACGCATCCAGCATTTGTACGACCTGATGGTTTATATCAGCTTGCCCGTGGCCGTTATAATAACGTTCACAGCACCATTGATCTATAAATTATTTACGCCTGAATATGCTTATGCAGCGCCAACTTTGGCCGTACATATCTGGTCGGGGGTGTTTGTATTTTTAGGGGCGGCCAGCAGCCAGTATTTAATAGCCGAAAATTTTAACAAACTTACCTTTATCCGTACCGGCTTTGGAGCTATCGTAAATATTGTGCTCAATTTAATCCTGATCCCGCACATGGGAATGATGGGCGCGGCCATCGCTACACTGGTTGCCTACGCCTGCGCTACTTTCTTTATCGTATTTATTCCAAAAGTTAACGACCAGGCAGTGATGATGTTTAAATCATTATTTTTAATTTCGCTGGTTCAAAAGATCATTAAACGATGA
- a CDS encoding MerR family transcriptional regulator, whose protein sequence is MKVNYAVKQLAKLAGVSVRTLHLYDQIGLLKPSVRTASRYRQYGETELLRLQQILFYKELDFPLKEIIRILDDPDFDLVRALEGHKAALQARRKRLDTLLETVNKTVNHLKNKTMSNYEELYEGMPHEQAAAWRKEAIEKWGEDTVIRSEKALLEIPKLDIERLKADQKAIKTALKGLAGENPESDAVQEQIARHYANIRSFWGVSDPTDLKIATYKGLAELYVSDERYTAEDGKPDPAFATFMRNAMIYFADNTLM, encoded by the coding sequence ATGAAAGTAAATTATGCCGTAAAACAATTAGCCAAATTAGCCGGGGTAAGTGTGCGCACGCTTCATCTTTACGACCAGATTGGGCTGTTGAAACCATCCGTCCGGACTGCGTCCCGGTATCGCCAGTATGGCGAAACGGAATTGCTGCGGCTGCAACAGATCTTGTTTTATAAAGAACTTGACTTCCCGTTAAAGGAGATCATTCGCATCCTGGATGACCCGGATTTCGACCTGGTGAGGGCGCTTGAAGGCCACAAAGCTGCCCTGCAGGCAAGAAGGAAACGTTTGGATACCTTACTTGAAACCGTTAACAAAACTGTTAATCATTTAAAAAACAAAACCATGAGCAATTACGAAGAATTATATGAAGGCATGCCGCATGAACAAGCGGCGGCCTGGCGAAAGGAAGCCATAGAAAAATGGGGCGAAGACACCGTGATACGGTCGGAGAAAGCCCTGCTCGAAATACCGAAACTTGACATTGAAAGACTGAAGGCAGATCAGAAAGCGATAAAGACGGCACTTAAAGGGCTGGCCGGGGAGAATCCTGAAAGCGACGCCGTGCAGGAGCAAATCGCCAGGCATTATGCAAATATCCGCAGCTTTTGGGGGGTGTCTGACCCCACCGACCTAAAGATAGCAACTTATAAAGGTTTAGCGGAATTGTATGTATCGGATGAGCGCTATACGGCTGAAGATGGAAAGCCTGACCCGGCTTTTGCCACGTTTATGCGAAATGCTATGATTTACTTTGCTGATAATACATTAATGTGA
- a CDS encoding tectonin domain-containing protein translates to MKKLILIAVSLIWICSACVKTLTVNPDKSISLTLDTLRLTTGETKQLVSKNYSSNQLAWSSSDTTIATVSAAGMITGKKAGQSVITVNNSDRTVTATCVVLVTAPINGNITQIPGFGTDIGIGADGSVFVVGKDSVSPTGGYSISKLVSGNLVKMPECAAIRIAVSPQGVPWAVNKSHLIFRYNGSLWDQLPGTATDIGIGADGSVFIIGTTTVSPTGGFNILKWNGSDWDVMPQCAGVRIAVSPQGIPWVVNKSNIVYENTGGLLWNPVPGIAANDIGIGADGSVYVTGKDSTNANSPIYKFTNNSWAPVTGASGVSIAVSPSGLPWWVDKSNSIFELKN, encoded by the coding sequence ATGAAAAAATTAATATTGATCGCTGTGTCCCTGATATGGATCTGCAGCGCTTGCGTAAAAACCTTAACCGTAAACCCTGATAAGTCTATTTCGTTAACGCTTGACACCTTAAGACTAACCACAGGCGAAACTAAACAGCTGGTTTCAAAAAATTACAGCAGCAACCAGCTTGCCTGGAGTTCATCCGATACTACCATAGCTACGGTATCTGCAGCAGGGATGATCACCGGTAAAAAGGCTGGTCAGTCAGTCATTACCGTAAATAATTCGGACAGAACAGTAACAGCAACCTGTGTGGTACTGGTTACTGCACCAATCAACGGAAATATTACACAAATCCCTGGCTTCGGCACCGATATTGGCATTGGTGCAGATGGGTCGGTATTTGTTGTCGGTAAAGACAGTGTTTCGCCAACGGGCGGTTACAGCATCTCAAAACTTGTTAGCGGTAACCTGGTTAAAATGCCTGAGTGCGCAGCCATTCGTATTGCCGTTTCGCCGCAGGGTGTACCCTGGGCCGTAAATAAATCGCACCTCATCTTCAGGTACAATGGCTCGCTTTGGGATCAATTGCCGGGTACCGCAACAGATATAGGTATTGGCGCCGATGGATCAGTATTTATCATCGGAACAACTACCGTTTCGCCTACAGGAGGTTTTAATATTTTGAAATGGAACGGCTCCGATTGGGACGTAATGCCTCAATGTGCCGGTGTACGTATTGCTGTATCGCCACAGGGTATTCCATGGGTGGTAAATAAGTCAAACATCGTATATGAAAATACCGGTGGCCTTTTATGGAACCCGGTACCCGGTATTGCAGCAAATGACATAGGCATTGGGGCCGATGGATCCGTTTATGTAACCGGGAAAGACTCAACAAATGCCAATTCGCCAATCTATAAATTCACTAATAACAGCTGGGCGCCTGTAACCGGTGCTTCTGGTGTAAGTATAGCAGTTTCACCATCTGGTTTACCATGGTGGGTTGATAAGTCGAATTCGATATTTGAGTTGAAAAATTAA
- the typA gene encoding translational GTPase TypA, whose translation MQKIRNIAIIAHVDHGKTTLVDKILHACSIFRDNEQTGELILDNNDLERERGITIVSKNVSVMYKDVKINIIDTPGHADFGGEVERVLKMADGVLLLCDAFEGAMPQTRFVTQKALALGLKPIVVVNKVDKENCRPEEVYEQIFELFFNLEATEEQLDFPVIYGSSKQGWMSTDWKVPTENIFPLMDAILANIPPAPESEGTLQMQITSLDYSSFVGRIAIGRVARGVIRENMPVSLVKRDGTIQKSRIKELYTFEGLGKVKTTEVKSGDICAVVGIDGFDIGDTIADFDKPEQLEVIHIDEPTMNMLFTINTSPFFGKEGKFVTSRHLRDRLYKEMEKNLALKVVETESPDSYLVYGRGILHLSVLIETMRREGYELQVGQPQVIIKEIDGVKCEPVETLIVDVPGEVAGKVIELVTQRKGDLLVMEPKGDLQHLEFEIPARGIIGLRNNVLTATGGEAIMAHRFKSYEPWKGTIPGRSNGVLVSMDTGKTTAFAIDKLQDRGRFHVDPGVDIYEGQVLGEHIRDNDLVINLTKGKQLTNMRASGSDTNVRIAPAIKFSLEESMEYIQADEYIEVTPQSIRMRKIFLNENERKINAKKFVNQ comes from the coding sequence ATGCAAAAAATAAGAAATATAGCAATCATTGCACACGTTGACCACGGTAAAACTACCCTCGTTGATAAGATCTTACACGCTTGTTCCATCTTCAGGGATAACGAACAAACAGGTGAATTGATACTGGATAATAATGACCTGGAACGCGAAAGGGGTATTACCATCGTTTCAAAAAACGTTTCGGTAATGTATAAGGATGTTAAAATCAACATCATTGATACTCCTGGTCACGCCGACTTTGGCGGCGAGGTGGAACGGGTATTGAAAATGGCCGACGGCGTATTGCTGCTGTGCGATGCCTTTGAAGGCGCTATGCCCCAAACCCGGTTTGTAACACAAAAGGCTTTGGCTTTAGGCTTAAAACCAATTGTGGTAGTAAATAAGGTAGATAAAGAAAACTGCCGTCCGGAAGAAGTTTACGAACAGATCTTCGAACTGTTTTTTAACCTGGAAGCAACAGAAGAGCAACTGGATTTCCCGGTGATCTACGGTTCGTCAAAACAAGGCTGGATGAGCACCGACTGGAAAGTGCCTACTGAGAATATATTCCCGCTGATGGATGCTATCCTGGCAAATATCCCTCCGGCTCCTGAGTCTGAAGGCACCTTGCAGATGCAAATCACTTCGCTGGATTATTCTTCGTTCGTTGGCCGTATCGCTATCGGCCGTGTGGCCCGTGGTGTTATCCGCGAAAATATGCCGGTATCGCTGGTTAAACGCGACGGTACAATACAGAAATCAAGAATAAAAGAATTATATACTTTCGAAGGCCTTGGTAAAGTAAAGACCACTGAAGTAAAATCAGGCGATATTTGTGCCGTGGTAGGTATCGACGGTTTTGACATTGGTGATACCATTGCCGATTTTGATAAACCGGAACAACTGGAAGTTATCCATATCGACGAGCCTACCATGAACATGCTGTTCACCATCAACACTTCACCGTTTTTTGGTAAAGAAGGCAAGTTTGTTACTTCACGCCACCTGCGCGACCGTTTATATAAGGAAATGGAAAAAAACCTGGCCCTTAAGGTTGTTGAAACCGAATCGCCGGATTCCTATTTAGTATATGGCCGTGGCATCCTTCACTTATCGGTATTGATTGAGACCATGCGCCGCGAAGGTTACGAATTGCAGGTTGGCCAGCCACAGGTTATCATCAAAGAAATTGATGGTGTTAAATGCGAGCCGGTGGAAACCCTGATTGTTGATGTACCCGGAGAAGTTGCCGGTAAGGTAATTGAGCTGGTAACCCAGCGCAAAGGCGACCTTTTAGTGATGGAGCCAAAAGGCGACCTGCAGCATTTGGAGTTTGAAATTCCTGCCCGCGGTATTATCGGTTTGCGTAACAACGTATTAACTGCAACCGGTGGCGAGGCGATTATGGCCCACCGCTTTAAATCATACGAACCCTGGAAAGGTACTATCCCCGGCCGTTCAAACGGTGTGTTGGTATCAATGGATACCGGTAAAACTACCGCTTTCGCCATTGATAAATTGCAGGACCGTGGTCGTTTTCACGTTGACCCCGGGGTTGATATTTACGAAGGCCAGGTTTTGGGCGAACACATCCGCGATAACGATTTGGTGATCAACCTTACCAAAGGCAAGCAGTTAACCAACATGCGCGCATCAGGCAGCGATACCAACGTGCGTATTGCGCCGGCGATCAAATTTTCATTGGAAGAATCAATGGAGTATATCCAGGCTGATGAATACATCGAGGTAACCCCGCAAAGCATCCGTATGCGTAAGATCTTCCTTAACGAGAACGAGCGCAAGATCAACGCCAAGAAGTTTGTGAATCAGTAA
- a CDS encoding sensor histidine kinase — translation MIVIHQNRKRSVLFASTGFFVISLGIAALIGWLLNVGVLKSVFSAYVTMKFNTSLCFIISGLSFLLLTRYNDSFSKSLMRLLLFCFGAVALVSFSQDIFHYSAGIDQLFITDHNLIVPGHLFPGRISPSTALCFILLAIGLWNVGAKGIFYRNIAQYFLHAITLIAFISLIGYLFSVPYALKFSFFSTMALNTAIAFLLFSIVASLINDDLGFTGLYMGAGIGNIIARKFFPGMIIALLVLAYISIELERAEYISTEFGVIITTASFLITGLFLTRSTVKEMNFLDLKRTEAENETRLLNKNLEKIILQRTNDLKRSNARFLTIFNASPICIAIARTDNGEYEDVNPALLEMLEFKREEIIGHSAADLSIITADYRQYFADRMVDHGSIKNEDTILKGKNGDIKHCILSAEVLDDGNDKYLMSFVYDITERKITENNLQETKKDLEILADKLTGQNKQLLSFAHIISHNLRAPVSNLNLLVHFYKESTTELEKEELWGNFDTVIGHLNSTLDELLETLKIQEDIAKEREILSFEKTFNSVKETLIGQIKETHAIINVDFTKAQDIVYPKIYLESIMLNLVSNALKYKSPERAPRITITSDNINGELMLSVQDNGLGIDLARHSKNLFGLRQTFHRHSEAKGLGLFLTKTQVETMGGEISAESEVDKGTIFKVKFNRNEE, via the coding sequence ATGATAGTCATTCATCAAAATCGTAAGCGATCAGTTCTTTTTGCATCCACAGGCTTTTTTGTAATCAGTTTAGGAATTGCAGCATTAATAGGCTGGCTGTTAAACGTAGGGGTTTTAAAAAGTGTTTTCTCTGCATATGTCACCATGAAATTTAATACATCCTTGTGTTTTATTATTTCGGGACTGTCGTTTTTATTGCTTACACGGTATAATGATTCATTTTCGAAAAGTTTGATGCGGCTGCTGCTGTTCTGCTTTGGAGCCGTCGCACTTGTTTCATTTTCGCAGGATATTTTTCATTATTCGGCCGGGATCGACCAACTGTTTATTACCGACCACAACCTGATTGTCCCCGGGCATCTTTTTCCGGGTCGCATTTCGCCTTCAACGGCCCTGTGTTTTATTCTGCTGGCAATAGGCCTATGGAATGTGGGAGCTAAGGGCATTTTCTATAGAAACATAGCGCAGTATTTTTTACATGCCATAACGCTAATTGCATTTATATCGCTGATAGGCTATTTGTTTAGCGTACCGTACGCCCTTAAATTCAGCTTTTTTTCAACCATGGCCTTAAATACGGCTATCGCTTTCTTGTTGTTTTCTATAGTTGCTTCGTTGATTAATGACGATTTAGGCTTTACCGGCTTGTATATGGGGGCCGGCATAGGCAACATTATAGCCAGGAAGTTTTTTCCGGGGATGATCATCGCCTTGCTTGTATTGGCGTATATCAGTATTGAATTGGAGCGCGCTGAATATATCAGCACTGAATTTGGCGTGATTATTACGACCGCTTCATTTTTAATAACCGGGCTTTTTTTGACGAGGAGCACGGTTAAGGAAATGAATTTTTTGGATTTAAAACGTACCGAAGCCGAAAACGAAACCCGTCTGCTGAATAAAAACCTGGAGAAAATAATACTACAAAGGACAAACGACCTAAAGCGAAGCAATGCCCGGTTCTTAACCATATTCAACGCAAGTCCTATTTGTATAGCGATAGCCCGCACAGATAATGGTGAGTATGAAGATGTAAATCCTGCGCTGCTGGAGATGCTGGAGTTTAAACGGGAGGAGATTATCGGGCATTCGGCGGCTGATCTGTCGATTATCACTGCAGACTATCGCCAGTACTTCGCCGACAGAATGGTTGATCATGGTTCTATAAAGAATGAGGATACCATATTGAAAGGCAAAAATGGCGATATCAAGCACTGTATACTTTCGGCTGAAGTATTGGACGACGGGAACGACAAATACCTGATGTCTTTTGTTTATGATATAACAGAGCGCAAGATCACTGAAAATAACCTGCAGGAAACCAAAAAGGATCTCGAAATATTAGCAGATAAATTAACCGGCCAGAACAAACAATTACTAAGCTTTGCGCATATTATTTCGCACAACCTGCGAGCTCCCGTAAGCAATCTGAATTTACTGGTGCACTTTTATAAAGAAAGCACTACTGAACTGGAGAAAGAAGAACTTTGGGGGAATTTTGACACCGTAATCGGCCATTTGAATAGCACGCTCGACGAACTTTTAGAAACACTGAAAATACAGGAAGATATTGCCAAAGAGCGTGAAATACTCAGTTTCGAAAAAACATTTAACTCCGTTAAAGAAACTTTGATCGGCCAGATAAAGGAAACACATGCGATTATAAACGTCGATTTTACAAAAGCGCAGGATATTGTTTACCCCAAAATTTACCTGGAAAGCATTATGTTGAACCTGGTATCGAATGCGCTTAAATATAAATCGCCGGAACGGGCGCCCCGGATAACCATTACCAGCGATAATATTAATGGCGAGTTAATGCTCAGTGTGCAGGATAACGGCCTCGGTATTGATCTTGCCCGGCATAGCAAAAACCTGTTTGGCCTTCGTCAAACCTTTCACCGCCATTCCGAAGCCAAGGGCCTTGGCCTGTTTTTAACCAAAACCCAGGTTGAAACCATGGGCGGCGAAATATCTGCCGAAAGCGAAGTGGATAAAGGAACTATTTTTAAAGTTAAGTTTAACAGGAACGAGGAATAA